One window from the genome of Balaenoptera musculus isolate JJ_BM4_2016_0621 chromosome 3, mBalMus1.pri.v3, whole genome shotgun sequence encodes:
- the IZUMO4 gene encoding izumo sperm-egg fusion protein 4 isoform X1, translating into MALLLCLALTAALARGCLHCHGNFSEKFSFYRHHVNLKSWWVGDIPVSGSLLTDWSQDTMKELHLAIPAEITREKLNQVANVVYQRMDQLYKGKMYFPGYFPNELRAIFREQVHLIQNAIIESRIDCQRHCGIFQYETISCTNCTNSHVVCFGYNCESSAEWETAVQGLLQHINNWSKQDTNTRTTPAFLLSPSFRCLEPPHLANLTLENASECLMQH; encoded by the exons aTGGCACTGCTGCTGTGCCTGGCTCTGACAGCGGCGCTGGCCCGTGGCTGCTTGCACTGCCACGGCAACTTCTCGGAGAAGTTCTCCTTCTACCGCCATCACGTGAACCTCAAGTCCTGGTGGGTGGGCGACATCCCCGTGTCGGGCTCGTTGCTCACTGACTGGAGCCAGGACACAATGAAGGAGCTGCACCTGGCCATCCCCGCGGAGATCA CCCGGGAGAAGCTGAACCAAGTGGCGAACGTCGTGTACCAGAGGATGGATCAACTGTACAAGGGGAAGATGTATTTCCCTG GGTATTTTCCCAACGAGCTGCGAGCTATCTTCCGGGAGCAGGTGCACCTCATCCAGAATGCCATCATCGAGA GCCGCATTGACTGTCAGCGTCACTGTG GCATCTTCCAGTACGAGACCATCTCCTGCACCAACTGCACGAACTCGCACGTCGTCTGCTTTGGCTACAACTGCGA GTCGTCGGCAGAGTGGGAGACAGCAGTGCAGGGCCTCCTCCAGCACAT AAATAACTGGAGCAA ACAGGACACCAACACAAG AACCACTCCAGCCTT CTTGTTATCACCAAGCTTCAGGTGTCTGGAGCCCCCGCACCTGGCCAACCTGACTCTGGAAAACGCCTCCGAGTGCCTGATGCAGCACTGA
- the IZUMO4 gene encoding izumo sperm-egg fusion protein 4 isoform X2, giving the protein MALLLCLALTAALARGCLHCHGNFSEKFSFYRHHVNLKSWWVGDIPVSGSLLTDWSQDTMKELHLAIPAEITREKLNQVANVVYQRMDQLYKGKMYFPGYFPNELRAIFREQVHLIQNAIIESRIDCQRHCGIFQYETISCTNCTNSHVVCFGYNCESSAEWETAVQGLLQHINNWSKQDTNTSLLSPSFRCLEPPHLANLTLENASECLMQH; this is encoded by the exons aTGGCACTGCTGCTGTGCCTGGCTCTGACAGCGGCGCTGGCCCGTGGCTGCTTGCACTGCCACGGCAACTTCTCGGAGAAGTTCTCCTTCTACCGCCATCACGTGAACCTCAAGTCCTGGTGGGTGGGCGACATCCCCGTGTCGGGCTCGTTGCTCACTGACTGGAGCCAGGACACAATGAAGGAGCTGCACCTGGCCATCCCCGCGGAGATCA CCCGGGAGAAGCTGAACCAAGTGGCGAACGTCGTGTACCAGAGGATGGATCAACTGTACAAGGGGAAGATGTATTTCCCTG GGTATTTTCCCAACGAGCTGCGAGCTATCTTCCGGGAGCAGGTGCACCTCATCCAGAATGCCATCATCGAGA GCCGCATTGACTGTCAGCGTCACTGTG GCATCTTCCAGTACGAGACCATCTCCTGCACCAACTGCACGAACTCGCACGTCGTCTGCTTTGGCTACAACTGCGA GTCGTCGGCAGAGTGGGAGACAGCAGTGCAGGGCCTCCTCCAGCACAT AAATAACTGGAGCAA ACAGGACACCAACACAAG CTTGTTATCACCAAGCTTCAGGTGTCTGGAGCCCCCGCACCTGGCCAACCTGACTCTGGAAAACGCCTCCGAGTGCCTGATGCAGCACTGA
- the IZUMO4 gene encoding izumo sperm-egg fusion protein 4 isoform X3 has product MALLLCLALTAALARGCLHCHGNFSEKFSFYRHHVNLKSWWVGDIPVSGSLLTDWSQDTMKELHLAIPAEITREKLNQVANVVYQRMDQLYKGKMYFPGYFPNELRAIFREQVHLIQNAIIESRIDCQRHCGIFQYETISCTNCTNSHVVCFGYNCESSAEWETAVQGLLQHINNWSKQDTNTSFRCLEPPHLANLTLENASECLMQH; this is encoded by the exons aTGGCACTGCTGCTGTGCCTGGCTCTGACAGCGGCGCTGGCCCGTGGCTGCTTGCACTGCCACGGCAACTTCTCGGAGAAGTTCTCCTTCTACCGCCATCACGTGAACCTCAAGTCCTGGTGGGTGGGCGACATCCCCGTGTCGGGCTCGTTGCTCACTGACTGGAGCCAGGACACAATGAAGGAGCTGCACCTGGCCATCCCCGCGGAGATCA CCCGGGAGAAGCTGAACCAAGTGGCGAACGTCGTGTACCAGAGGATGGATCAACTGTACAAGGGGAAGATGTATTTCCCTG GGTATTTTCCCAACGAGCTGCGAGCTATCTTCCGGGAGCAGGTGCACCTCATCCAGAATGCCATCATCGAGA GCCGCATTGACTGTCAGCGTCACTGTG GCATCTTCCAGTACGAGACCATCTCCTGCACCAACTGCACGAACTCGCACGTCGTCTGCTTTGGCTACAACTGCGA GTCGTCGGCAGAGTGGGAGACAGCAGTGCAGGGCCTCCTCCAGCACAT AAATAACTGGAGCAA ACAGGACACCAACACAAG CTTCAGGTGTCTGGAGCCCCCGCACCTGGCCAACCTGACTCTGGAAAACGCCTCCGAGTGCCTGATGCAGCACTGA
- the MOB3A gene encoding MOB kinase activator 3A isoform X2: protein MARPRPPPANRRRLPRHAPPLRTNQRPRPRAATPGEAPPLCWPRPRPRSTHAPSAGASSSFQAGLCSSPRPALRASSARRSPRKPGRPRPGAEVYPAGGWGGRARSFSGLAARLRWPAARGRGSAASLARLFWRQAAEAQLTCNELHTFTAYTWINFGRTRAALGAEFREACPAYPPAPPSLEAF from the exons AtggcccgcccccgcccgccgccggcCAACCGACGGCGCCTCCCGCGCCACGCCCCTCCGCTGCGCACCAACCAACG GCCCCGCCCACGAGCCGCCACTCCCGGGGAGGCTCCACCTCTCTGTTGGCCCCGCCCGCGACCTCGCTCCACGCATGCGCCATCGGCCGGCGCAAGCTCCTCCTTCCAGGCTGGCCTCTGTTCGAGTCCCCGCCCCGCGCTACGCGCAAGCTCCGCCCGCAGGTCTCCCCGGAAGCCGGGGAGGCCTCGGCCCGGAGCGGAAGTATATCcggccggggggtggggtggtcgTGCGCGGAGTTTCTCCGGCCTGGCGGCGAGGCTACGCTGGCCAGCGGCCCGGGGACGCGGTTCAGCGGCGAGCTTGGCCCGACTCTTCTGGCGGCAGGCGGCAG aGGCTCAACTGACATGCAATGAACTGCACACATTCACAGCATACACTTGGATAAATTTTG GAAGAACCAGGGCGGCCCTTGGCGCTGAATTCCGAGAAGCTTGTCCTGCCTACCCCCCGGCCCCGCCGTCCTTGGAGGCGTTCTGA